The following coding sequences are from one Aethina tumida isolate Nest 87 chromosome 2, icAetTumi1.1, whole genome shotgun sequence window:
- the LOC109599400 gene encoding E3 SUMO-protein ligase RanBP2, with the protein MFKTKLEVDKHVDNSLKKINNETERNLRSFSFAKLYFNVGDYEHAVRYASLYLSVKPKSAEGQQLLGKAFEKLGKKDSALEAYRKSLQLDPKQNNLVFKVCELLASDDVDMDKAGARYFCDLAQSFDPHNSAVFNLKERLITMENKDPDNVSKLLLDELENRPTDVNLRVRLLKHFLQNNMVKEAYKHAADVDAKDLAIFHNSISWYETFAEVLVRYQRDQANCASLTWEFWFLSVSVLDRLVALSLDDHVDNVKSTSDFVNILFTFDQNLAKASQIVSSCPERQLSLLFLNHYHAQLYFHIATCLFKQAKKDVMPFKEVSNLTLPVLFAAYHSQPPDIHSVWLNSCPENRRRMVNKWYKQAAYRCSQIGHVLLGAMKDRKSILLEKAEQYSTGMWREQLYKKLFVKRDQQQKMNTSFFVTSTNLLEPVLKMPETADLLQYDEVAQTVYPDSLHHHIWIALNNQLPNYILKCFDGLSYSVKQLNNCSAESLSVLDIQAFIYCATISAKAKLDESKNLIYYNNDKPNVLPAAITEPLGTLKQSKFLAAAYKMYRNEQSFNTGEIRQLLIKGIEVVRCVGHHGLDVKMLVKLANIFEERSKNTTKQSEIEANDARAELYWKSALPLLEKLKNNQVVTYPSNRLFELNTKEFTMSEATINLDKGKLFTAVQLMKKKEHEKALQIFETLKDPYASYYQSQIYKLLGDQKTNQNKENVTSEMRSQNIILLSKARDCLYLTLDRLREPSVDRSHPLNTQLGSDIEKIERLLSRVDPDCTNRNECDGMSDENVSTDSAGEHYLTSYSVHQTSYQHAPPFTPKHDVHNNHSTPYRMDLSRREARPSPERLDAQLRQLVASKDAALNNIVEQNKMMVESHRSLLDELRSFKDAVNNLTATVEDLKGMRQSMEELKVIKTSVKELKDSVDDLQNVVDVVREMKRDITELKKDSLSKAAAVAAAQLSEEDLYDLDPQYGGVDYPGLGQYNQAAAAAVYHPNYAQGPLSASAGALNAAAAAAAQYGGPAALYPSLYSMAAYAYGNNVLPQPGSLPYVQDQQIPGYPAQTAMAPSAQLPQSNLNISLLTGQGLSQSLPQPTNLVKETPKATLSTFTNTTQTVFPAMSPVTVSKPSVIQPPVSNKAAPVNVVITSSDPLPTHVTPVSQPILSVTIPPQHIKGSPQSKTQPHNYQIPLPSTGNATVTTTPSILSKPPPVVSTQSILSNVAPPVFSAVSPAKTTSMNVSLGLQIEKTLDKTFSPNVSLNKSNASTASADEHDPCPDFKPIIPLPDEVPVTTGEEDENVLFCERAKLFRHVNKEWKERGVGNIKILQHKQSGKIRILMRRDQVHKICANHYLSKDMTMSPMANNDRAYIWAAQDYSDGEMTVEKFCVRFKTSEEAKKFSDAFEDAKKKIVDKPTTSVATSVAVSTPFSVKKTEALVTPQSKPSFSSPNLGGFVFSGTPTFKPKEDPPVEKPVAVTTSETVKPSPFSNFSFGSTSKTTISGNLFGNLKSDFASPTTSSTSTFSPVVLSSTPSQNTLSSSQKDDDDQVEEFVPTAEFTPVLSVLPDLVDVKTGEENAEVLFECKSKLFKLATTDGVKEWKERGVGILKILKEDGVIRLLMRRDQVHKVCLNHTVLKDMVFKLNEQNKKAVFWAAKDFSEGELIQETFTARFKTEEQAREFLQILQSNQATLNEQNTVSNKHHKPSTAQKSPLGEKFKQAKGTWECKNCYIFNDAKENRCVACETPKNPVAPKKEDSGQSGALFSFGVPTAKDVKPESAPGSFLFGSSKTTTATTSWGDSFKPAEGSWECKSCFVRNDAAKTKCSCCEALKDGTAPPANKGVNLETPGLKFNFGVSPAVKPAETTPKVATPKEKVENAFSFGSTPVSSKTDVNKAVQPATKGFGDAFKPKANSWECQGCFVRNDGNALYCVSCESPKDATVPKKESTNKGVNLETPGLKFSFGVSQTPPATAPAPAAASDKTAAAFSFGNAPSPAFSFGKSTTSATTTNLFGSSPKSTFTFTPVSSGGDTVKAPAKFGSAQDKKPETGQFVFGSPTKHEFEFTPRSPRKVSQGQGDDESDGSYVEEEADNIYFKPVIPLPDKVEVVTGEEEEDVLYCQRAKLFRFTNSEWKERGLGDLKILKRKDTGKLRVLMRREQVMKICLNHVLNKDIEYRPKDEKTWLFHAADYSEGELSRDQFCLRFKTAEVAIEFKKAVDDAVGGSASAPVAAAAPSVPESEDDVILLDDPIPAEEIAEAKRLKLPLTFFNFRSKPDCKCDQCIKDDEYYRGTELSTLPAAPKADTAKKPESKPTNQSGGLFGSPVMPTTQSLFGSPSFISTTTSGIFSTLAQKNQQQPVATTAAESPSLKTLLTTPSTLSKTGNMFATPPSTTTNIFGNKSLFGGPTPTNFGTTASVTPVFGGTPTNKPIFGAAATPPLFGNTTAAQPIFGNTSAAQPIFGSTTAAQSTFSSTTAAQPTFGSTTAAQPIFGGTAAAKPVFGGLSAPKPLFGSATSATPVFGATTTSANTSIFSSNNSSPFTSNIFGSATTTPANTPTSQKSGGSIFGGSAFGSSTSVFPSTTSSLSNIFSAPAQAETTKLKEGDELVLKCKSDVSFATLAANVSGDAPPAFSKKDDEKTPFSFLGAGAPVFGSSTMKKIEKNLNVSKSDEQPENSVNEEQDEDGDATGNAEEEYDPHYEPIIPMPDAIVVSTGEENEEIKFNERAKVYRFVAETKEWKERGVGQLKILFHPENLTYRLILRREQVHKVVLNQLIQSDLEVQPMMSSDKAWMWAGHNFTDDGQQFEKLAVRFKTSEMAEQFKQAIDLAICKVIEINNKKLSEKPVQQEIPTTVTEFDPRAAGERGEGQYEYDEEDDDDEDDDDDDDEDLITSAVYECEYNNLQLCTQNDNGQWTDVGTGTVGVYYYNDLYVARINFTDTDGVFRSSTTIGSNTLMELNGCECIWKAVERVDEKNPQWKTFKIKFPNEVAAKQFHTSYLEGVNYAQEVGVEDDIENDYED; encoded by the exons atgttcaagaCAAAGCTGGAGGTCGATAAACACGTGGACAATTCCCTGAAGAAGATAAACAACGAGACTGAG AGAAACCTGCGGAGCTTTTCGTTCGCGAAGCTTTACTTTAATGTGGGCGACTATGAGCACGCCGTTCGCTACGCCTCCCTGTACTTGAGCGTCAAACCAAAATCGGCCGAGGGTCAACAGTTGCTCGGCAAGGCGTTTGAAAAGTTAGGCAAAAAGGATTCGGCGTTGGAAGCCTACAGGAAGAGTCTCCAGCTTGATCCCAAACAGAACAATTTGGTGTTCAAAGTGTGCGAGCTCCTGGCGTCCGATGACGTAGACATGGACAAGGCCGGCGCCCGTTACTTCTGCGATCTGGCCCAGTCGTTCGATCCGCACAATTCAGCCGTGTTCAACCTGAAGGAACGGTTGATTACGATGGAGAACAAGGATCCAGACAACGTGTCGAAATTGTTGCTGGACGAACTGGAGAATCGGCCCACGGATGTAAACTTGCGTGTACGGTTGCTCAAGCACTTCCTGCAGAATAATATGGTGAAGGAGGCGTACAAACATGCGGCGGATGTTGACGCCAAGGATTTGGCTATTTTCCACAACAGCATCAGCTGGTACGAGACTTTCGCCGAGGTCCTGGTCAG GTATCAGAGGGATCAGGCCAACTGTGCGTCTCTGACATGGGAGTTCTGGTTTCTGTCAGTGTCGGTTTTGGACCGTTTGGTGGCGCTAAGTCTGGACGACCACGTTGATAATGTAAAAAGCACGTCCGATTTCGTAAATATTCTGTTCACCTTCGACCAAAATCTAGCTAAAGCCTCGCAGATCGTATCGTCCTGCCCTGAGAGACAACTCAGCCTCCTTTTCCTAAACCATTATCACGCACAACTTTATTTCCATATAGCCACGTGCCTGTTTAAACAAGCCAAAAAAGATGTGATGCCCTTTAAGGAAGTATCCAATTTGACGTTACCCGTTCTGTTCGCGGCATATCATTCCCAACCCCCAGACATTCACAGTGTTTGGCTCAACAGTTGTCCGGAGAACAGGCGACGTATGGTCAACAAGTGGTACAAACAAGCGGCTTATCGTTGCTCTCAAATAGGACACGTTTTATTAGGTGCCATGAAGGATAGGAAATcgattttattagaaaaagcaGAACAATATTCCACGGGCATGTGGCGAGAGCAGCTCTATAAAAAGCTGTTCGTCAAACGAgaccaacaacaaaaaatgaacACCAGTTTCTTTGTGACCAGCACTAATCTGTTGGAGCCCGTACTGAAGATGCCGGAGACGGCGGATCTGTTGCAATACGATGAAGTCGCCCAGACGGTTTATCCGGATTCGTTACATCATCACATCTGGATTGCTCTCAACAATCAGCttcctaattatattttgaaatgtttcgaTGGTCTCTCCTACTCCGTGAAACAATTGAATAACTGTTCCGCTGAATCTTTAAGCGTTTTAGACATACAAGCTTTCATTTATTGTGCAACCATTTCTGCCAAAGCCAAACTAGACGAGtccaagaatttaatttactataacaATGACAAACCTAATGTGTTGCCTGCCGCCATCACTGAACCATTGGGCACCTTAAAACAATCCAAGTTCCTTGCAGCAGCCTATAAAATGTACAGAAACGAGCAATCGTTCAACACCGGTGAAATCAGACAACTTCTGATCAAAGGCATAGAAGTGGTAAGGTGCGTGGGACACCACGGGTTGGACGTTAAAATGCTGGTCAAACTGGCGAACATATTCGAAGAACGTTCCAAGAACACAACCAAACAGTCGGAAATCGAAGCAAACGATGCACGTGCAGAGTTGTACTGGAAATCCGCCTTACCCCTCTTGGAGAAACTGAAGAACAATCAAGTGGTGACTTACCCATCTAACAGGCTGTTCGAGTTGAACACAAAAGAGTTTACCATGTCCGAGGCCACCATCAACTTGGACAAAGGTAAATTGTTCACGGCGGTGCAGCTGATGAAGAAAAAGGAGCACGAAAAGGCCTTACAAATTTTCGAGACTTTGAAGGACCCATACGCTAGTTACTATCAATCGCAGATCTACAAATTACTGGGCGACCAGAAAACGAATCAGAACAAAGAAAACGTTACGTCGGAAATGCGCAGCCAAAACATCATACTCCTGTCCAAGGCACGTGATTGTTTGTACTTGACTTTGGATCGCCTTCGTGAGCCGTCAGTGGATCGATCGCATCCGTTGAACACACAGCTAGGCAGCGATATTGAAAAGATTGAACGATTACTGTCGAGAGTGGATCCCGATTGTACCAATCGAAACGAGTGCGACGGCATGTCTGATGAGAACGTATCTACTGATAGTGCAGGTGAACATTATCTCACCAGCTATAGCGTACATCAGACCAGTTATCAGCACGCGCCACCATTCACACCCAAACATGACGTACACAATAACCACTCCACGCCATACAGAATGGACTTGAGTCGGAGGGAAGCTAGACCCAGCCCTGAGAGGCTGGACGCCCAATTGAGACAACTAGTGGCCAGCAAAGATGCGGCCCTTAACAACATCGTGGAGCAGAACAAAATGATGGTCGAGTCGCACAGGAGTTTATTGGACGAGCTGAGGAGTTTTAAG gaTGCGGTGAATAACTTAACCGCCACAGTGGAAGATCTCAAAGGTATGCGCCAGAGCATGGAAGAACTGAAAGTGATCAAAACTAGCGTGAAAGAACTGAAGGATTCCGTCGACGACCTTCAGAATGTTGTCGATGTTGTCCGCGAAATGAAACGTGACATAACCGAATTGAAGAAGGACTCCCTCTCTAAGGCGGCAGCTGTTGCCGCTGCCCAACTTAGCGAGGAAGACCTCTACGATTTGGATCCTCAGTATGGAGGCGTGGATTACCCTGGCTTGGGACAATATAATCAGGCGGCGGCAGCTGCAGTCTATCACCCGAATTACGCCCAGGGTCCGTTGTCTGCGTCGGCGGGAGCCCTTAATGCAGCAGCGGCTGCGGCCGCCCAATACGGCGGTCCTGCCGCTCTCTATCCTAGTCTTTACTCTATGGCGGCTTACGCTTATGGGAACAACGTGTTGCCACAGCCAG GATCTCTTCCATATGTGCAGGACCAACAGATTCCGGGGTATCCGGCTCAGACTGCTATGGCGCCATCCGCTCAACTGCCCCAATCAAATCTTAATATCAGTCTCTTGACCGGCCAAGGACTGTCCCAGTCTTTGCCACAACCCACCAATCTTGTGAAGGAGACTCCCAAAGCCACTTTATCAACTTTCACAAACACGACACAAACAGTGTTCCCAGCAATGTCCCCAGTCACAGTTTCCAAACCATCTGTAATACAGCCTCCAGTTTCTAACAAGGCTGCTCCAGTAAATGTGGTAATCACTTCTTCTGATCCTTTGCCTACCCATGTCACTCCAGTGAGTCAACCAATTTTGTCAGTGACCATTCCTCCACAACACATCAAGGGCAGCCCACAGAGCAAGACGCAACCGCATAACTATCAAATTCCTCTGCCTTCGACCGGCAACGCAACAGTCACTACAACACCTTCAATTCTGAGCAAACCACCTCCAGTTGTTTCCACCCAAAGCATCCTGTCGAACGTTGCACCCCCAGTTTTCTCTGCAGTTTCCCCCGCCAAGACTACGTCAATGAACGTGAGCCTTGGACTGCAGATCGAAAAGACTCTGGACAAAACGTTTAGCCCGAACGTCAGCCTGAACAAAAGCAACGCTTCTACTGCGTCAGCAGACGAACACGACCCATGTCCGGACTTCAAGCCCATTATTCCCTTGCCGGATGAAGTGCCGGTCACTACTGGCGAGGAAGATGAGAATGTATTGTTCTGCGAACGGGCCAAACTCTTCAGACACGTCAACAAGGAGTGGAAGGAACGCGGTGTTGGCAACATAAAGATCCTACAACACAAACAAAGTGGAAAAATCAGGATTTTAATGAGACGGGATCAGGTTCACAAGATCTGTGCCAATCACTATTTGAGCAAAGACATGACTATGTCGCCTATGGCCAATAATGACAGGGCTTACATTTGGGCAGCTCAAGATTATTCTGACGGCGAGATGACTGTGGAGAAGTTCTGCGTCAGGTTCAAGACCTCCGAGGAAGCCAAGAAATTCAGCGACGCTTTCGAAGATGCTAAAAAGAAGATTGTTGATAAGCCAACTACTTCTGTGGCTACCTCTGTGGCTGTATCAACGCCATTCTCTGTGAAAAAGACCGAAGCCTTGGTTACTCCGCAATCCAAGCCGTCATTCAGCTCTCCCAACCTTGGCGGATTCGTATTCAGTGGAACACCGACATTTAAACCCAAAGAAGATCCACCGGTTGAGAAACCTGTGGCAGTTACTACCAGTGAAACTGTCAAACCCAGCCCGTTCTCCAATTTCTCATTCGGCAGTACATCAAAAACAACAATCAGCGGTAACTTGTTTGGGAACTTGAAATCTGACTTCGCATCACCCACCACCAGCAGCACCTCCACGTTTTCGCCTGTCGTCCTTTCTTCAACTCCTAGTCAAAATACGTTGTCTTCGAGTCAGAAAGATGACGACGATCAAGTCGAGGAATTTGTGCCGACTGCAGAGTTCACACCAGTCCTCTCGGTGCTGCCCGACTTGGTGGACGTAAAAACAGGTGAAGAAAACGCCGAAGTTTTGTTCGAATGCAAGTCGAAGTTGTTCAAACTCGCCACCACAGACGGTGTGAAAGAATGGAAGGAAAGAGGCGTTGGCAtccttaaaatattgaaagaagACGGAGTCATCAGACTTCTCATGAGACGAGATCAAGTCCATAAGGTTTGTCTGAACCATACAGTCCTCAAGGACATGGTCTTCAAACTTAACGAGCAAAACAAAAAGGCCGTATTTTGGGCCGCCAAGGACTTCTCTGAAGGTGAACTGATACAGGAAACATTCACCGCCAGATTTAAAACTGAAGAGCAGGCCAGGGAATTCCTGCAAATACTGCAGTCGAACCAGGCCACGCTTAACGAACAAAACACTGTCTCCAACAAACACCACAAGCCGTCAACGGCCCAAAAATCACCTCTCGGCGAGAAATTCAAACAAGCCAAAGGCACGTGGGAGTGTAAGAACTGCTACATATTCAACGACGCCAAGGAAAATCGTTGCGTTGCTTGCGAAACCCCCAAGAATCCCGTGGCACCGAAGAAGGAAGATTCTGGTCAGTCTGGTGCTCTGTTTTCATTCGGAGTGCCAACAGCCAAGGATGTCAAACCGGAATCAGCACCCGGAAGCTTCTTATTCGGTTCTTCGAAAACCACCACAGCCACCACTTCATGGGGTGACAGTTTCAAGCCTGCCGAAGGTTCGTGGGAGTGCAAGTCGTGCTTTGTCAGAAATGACGCTGCAAAAACCAAATGTTCCTGTTGTGAAGCACTTAAGGATGGCACCGCGCCTCCCGCCAACAAGGGAGTAAATCTGGAAACGCCTGGATTGAAATTCAATTTCGGTGTATCTCCAGCAGTAAAACCTGCTGAGACTACGCCGAAGGTAGCTACGCCCAAGGAGAAGGTGGAGAATGCCTTTAGCTTTGGGAGTACTCCTGTTAGCAGTAAAACAGACGTAAATAAGGCGGTTCAGCCTGCCACTAAAGGATTTGGGGACGCATTTAAACCAAAGGCTAACTCTTGGGAGTGCCAAG GTTGTTTCGTCCGGAATGATGGCAACGCCCTTTATTGCGTCTCATGTGAATCACCCAAAGATGCCACAGTACCCAAAAAGGAATCCACAAACAAAGGCGTGAATTTGGAAACGCCAGGTCTCAAGTTCAGTTTCGGCGTGAGCCAAACTCCTCCTGCAACTGCACCAGCTCCCGCAGCCGCTTCCGACAAAACAGCAGCCGCATTCTCCTTCGGAAATGCTCCCTCGCCTGCTTTCTCCTTTGGCAAGTCAACCACCTCGGCAACCACGACTAATTTATTTGGATCCTCACCCAAATCAACGTTCACCTTCACTCCTGTATCTAGCGGTGGCGACACTGTAAAAGCACCGGCGAAGTTCGGCAGCGCCCAAGATAAAAAACCCGAGACGGGACAGTTTGTGTTCGGTTCGCCGACCAAGCACGAGTTTGAGTTTACGCCCCGCTCGCCCAGGAAGGTGAGCCAGGGCCAAGGCGATGATGAGTCCGACGGAAGTTATGTGGAGGAAGAGGCCGACAACATTTACTTCAAGCCGGTAATTCCGTTGCCCGATAAGGTCGAAGTGGTGACAGGCGAGGAGGAGGAAGACGTTTTGTATTGTCAACGCGCCAAACTGTTCCGCTTCACCAACAGCGAATGGAAGGAAAGAGGACTGGGAGATTTGAAGATTCTCAAGAGGAAGGATACTGGCAAATTGag AGTGCTGATGCGTCGCGAGCAAGTGATGAAGATCTGCCTGAACCACGTGCTCAACAAGGACATCGAATATCGTCCAAAGGACGAGAAGACGTGGCTATTCCACGCCGCAGACTATTCTGAGGGCGAATTGAGTCGCGACCAATTCTGTCTGAGGTTCAAGACAGCCGAGGTGGCTATCGAGTTCAAGAAAGCGGTCGATGATGCCGTTGGAGGAAGTGCCAGTGCGCCAGTTGCCGCCGCAG CGCCTTCTGTTCCCGAATCAGAAGACGACGTCATCTTATTAGATGACCCGATTCCCGCCGAAGAAATCGCTGAGGCCAAACGCCTGAAGTTACCGCTTACTTTCTTCAACTTTAGAAGTAAGCCAGACTGTAAATGCGACCAGTGCATTAAGGATGACGAATACTACCGTGGCACAGAATTGTCCACGTTGCCGGCTGCCCCCAAAGCAGATACCGCAAAGAAACCAGAATCGAAACCTACTAATCAATCTGGTGGTCTGTTTGGTTCCCCTGTGATGCCAACCACACAGTCTCTTTTCGGATCTCCTTCGTTTATCAGCACAACCACAAGTGGTATTTTTTCAACGCTGGCTCAAAAGAATCAGCAGCAGCCTGTGGCAACAACTGCTGCTGAGTCGCCTTCGTTGAAAACATTGTTGACCACACCCAGCACTCTAAGCAAGACTGGTAACATGTTCGCGACTCCTCCCAGCACTACTACCAATATTTTCGGCAACAAGTCCCTCTTTGGAGGCCCCACTCCTACCAATTTCGGCACTACGGCGTCGGTGACCCCAGTATTCGGCGGCACACCCACCAACAAGCCCATATTTGGTGCAGCTGCTACACCACCACTCTTTGGTAACACAACCGCAGCCCAACCGATCTTTGGCAACACAAGCGCAGCCCAACCGATCTTTGGCAGCACAACTGCGGCCCAATCGACCTTCAGCAGCACAACTGCGGCCCAACCGACTTTCGGCAGCACAACTGCGGCCCAACCGATCTTCGGCGGCACAGCTGCAGCCAAGCCGGTCTTCGGCGGGTTGTCTGCACCCAAACCACTGTTCGGAAGTGCAACCTCCGCTACACCTGTATTCGGAGCCACTACCACCAGTGCAAACACCAGCATCTTTAGCTCAAACAACTCGAGTCCATTCACTTCCAATATTTTCGGTTCTGCTACCACAACCCCAGCCAACACTCCGACTAGCCAGAAGTCTGGAGGCAGCATTTTCGGCGGCAGCGCTTTTGGCAGTTCGACCAGTGTATTCCCCAGCACCACTTCGTCTTTGAGCAACATTTTCAGTGCTCCCGCTCAAGCAGAAACCACGAAACTCAAGGAAGGTGATGAACTGGTGCTCAAATGCAAATCTGATGTTAGCTTCGCCACTTTGGCTGCAAACGTCAGCGGCGACGCACCCCCTGCGTTCTCCAAGAAGGATG atGAAAAGACTCCGTTCTCGTTCTTAGGCGCGGGAGCTCCCGTCTTCGGCTCCAGCACtatgaagaaaattgaaaaaaatctcAATGTCTCCAAGTCCGATGAGCAACCCGAAAATTCGGTCAACGAAGAACAAGACGAGGATGGCGATGCCACTGGCAACGCTGAAGAGGAATACGACCCGCATTACGAGCCCATCATTCCCATGCCAGACGCCATCGTCGTGTCCACCGGCGAGGAGaacgaagaaattaaattcaatgaacGCGCCAAAGTTTACAGATTTGTGGCGGAAACCAAGGAGTGGAAGGAACGTGGCGTGGGACAACTGAAGATCCTCTTCCATCCCGAGAATCTTACCTACCGGTTGATTCTGAGGCGTGAACAAGTCCACAAGGTCGTTTTGAACCAGCTCATTCAATCCGATTTGGAGGTGCAACCCATGATGAGTAGCGACAAGGCGTGGATGTGGGCCGGCCACAACTTCACGGATGATGGTCAGCAGTTCGAGAAATTGGCGGTGCGCTTCAAAACCAGCGAGATGGCGGAGCAATTTAAGCAGGCTATCGATTTGGCTATCTGCAAAGTTATTGAGATTAACAACAAGAAATTGTCAGAGAAGCCTGTGCAGCAGGAGATTCCTACGACTGTTACAGAGTTCGATCCCAGAGCAGCTGGGGAACGGGGAGAAGGCCAATACGAGTACGACGAggaagatgatgatgatgaagaCGATGATGACGACGATGATGAAGACCTTATCAC ctcAGCGGTTTATGAGTGCGAATATAATAACTTGCAACTCTGCACTCAAAATGATAATGGACAATGGACTGATGTTGGCACAGGAACAGTTGgtgtttattattacaatgatCTGTATGTTGCTCGTATCAACTTCACGGATACTGACGGAGTCTTCAGATCGAGTACTACAATCGGCTCAAACACGCTGATGGAA ttgaatGGATGTGAATGTATTTGGAAAGCAGTAGAACGTGTGGATGAAAAAAATCCACAGTGGAAgacgtttaaaataaaattccccAATGAGGTGGCCGCAAAGCAATTCCATACTAGTTACTTGGAAGGTGTTAATTATGCCCAAGAGGTTGGAGTAGAAGATGATATTGAGAATGATTACGAGGATTAA